From one Trueperella pyogenes genomic stretch:
- the rbsK gene encoding ribokinase: protein MDIAVIGSNMVDLISYIDRMPQEGETVEAPDFSIGCGGKGANQAVAAARLGSDVFMLTRVGNDVFADNTIENFRRNGIDTEYVLRTDSTSGVAPIFVDPQSHNSILIIKGANGFLTPQDIEDAAEKIATCRLIVLQLEIPLESVYAAIQFGKAHGIPVLLNPAPAQPDLELEKVKDCTYFVPNESELSLLTGMPVDTITDIENAAHALLEAGIRDVIVTLGSKGALWVNAEQSKHFAAPKVNAVDTTGAGDAFIGCFSHELVESGDVEIAIETAIRYASDSVTRKGTQTSYASAEQFGSAQ, encoded by the coding sequence ATGGATATCGCGGTTATTGGATCAAACATGGTCGACCTGATCTCCTACATCGATCGCATGCCGCAAGAAGGCGAAACTGTGGAGGCGCCCGATTTCAGCATAGGTTGTGGAGGCAAGGGCGCTAACCAAGCTGTCGCGGCGGCGCGCCTGGGATCCGATGTGTTCATGCTGACTCGCGTCGGCAACGACGTCTTCGCGGACAACACGATCGAGAATTTCCGACGCAATGGCATCGATACGGAATACGTGTTGCGCACCGATTCCACCTCTGGGGTGGCACCGATTTTTGTCGATCCGCAGTCGCACAACTCAATCCTTATTATCAAGGGAGCAAACGGTTTCCTCACTCCCCAAGATATCGAGGACGCCGCTGAGAAGATCGCCACGTGTCGGCTCATCGTGCTGCAACTCGAGATTCCCCTGGAAAGCGTGTACGCCGCTATCCAGTTCGGCAAAGCCCACGGCATCCCGGTGCTGCTCAACCCCGCTCCCGCTCAGCCCGACCTCGAGTTGGAAAAGGTCAAAGACTGCACTTATTTCGTCCCGAACGAGAGTGAGCTGTCCTTGCTGACGGGCATGCCGGTCGACACAATCACCGATATTGAAAACGCGGCCCATGCGCTCCTCGAGGCCGGGATTCGCGACGTCATCGTCACCTTGGGATCGAAGGGAGCCCTTTGGGTCAATGCGGAACAGTCCAAGCACTTCGCGGCACCCAAGGTCAATGCGGTAGATACCACCGGCGCAGGCGACGCATTTATCGGCTGCTTCTCCCACGAACTAGTGGAGAGCGGCGACGTCGAAATCGCGATCGAAACCGCCATCCGCTATGCCTCCGATTCGGTGACCCGCAAAGGAACCCAGACTTCCTATGCGAGCGCTGAACAATTCGGCTCCGCACAATAG
- a CDS encoding DeoR/GlpR family DNA-binding transcription regulator, with translation MTAKMTREERQARIVELIIDRGSFRVEDLSEYFGVSQMTLYRDLAALESRQMISRHRGTVCLLVSSISEAPFSFRLRQEREAKESVARAAAKLVATCSTIFIDDSSSAYYALEHIDIPEAKAFITNALPAARAIGAGEHQSLTLLGGRHIRQLDAFFGPATTRQVNELAFETAIFGAAALRGKSIYHPFSDAALFKQEVIARTDMPILAITASKLNRVALNRIADLSDFSYLIIDDSISDQELNDLSEFTNVIVANKEGTDNVRAH, from the coding sequence GTGACTGCCAAGATGACGCGAGAAGAGCGCCAAGCACGCATCGTCGAGCTGATCATAGATCGCGGCTCGTTCCGTGTGGAGGATCTTTCCGAGTACTTCGGTGTTTCTCAGATGACGCTCTATCGCGATCTTGCAGCACTTGAATCTCGCCAAATGATTTCGCGCCACCGCGGCACGGTCTGTCTCCTGGTCTCCTCCATTTCAGAGGCACCCTTCTCCTTCCGGCTCCGCCAGGAGAGGGAAGCGAAGGAGTCCGTGGCGCGGGCGGCGGCGAAACTGGTGGCCACCTGCTCGACGATCTTCATAGACGACTCGTCAAGCGCCTACTACGCACTTGAACACATCGACATCCCCGAAGCTAAAGCTTTCATCACGAACGCGTTACCTGCGGCACGTGCCATCGGTGCGGGTGAGCATCAGTCACTGACGCTGCTCGGCGGCCGTCACATCCGGCAGCTCGATGCATTCTTTGGCCCGGCCACCACGCGCCAGGTCAACGAGCTCGCGTTCGAGACGGCGATTTTCGGGGCGGCGGCCCTACGAGGCAAGTCCATCTACCACCCTTTTAGCGATGCAGCCCTCTTCAAACAGGAGGTAATTGCCAGGACAGATATGCCCATTCTGGCCATCACGGCTTCCAAACTTAACCGCGTTGCGCTCAACCGTATCGCGGACCTTTCAGATTTCTCCTACTTGATCATCGACGATTCGATCTCTGACCAAGAATTGAACGATTTAAGCGAATTCACCAACGTTATTGTTGCCAACAAGGAAGGAACGGACAATGTCCGAGCTCATTGA
- a CDS encoding aldose 1-epimerase family protein: MYTLTLHEQFFDHTPQTIISSGALRVITKRYSSGIASLTIANERGHVEVLPFMGQIIWDAVFDGHSLRMKNMFPEPRPATEITDTYGCFAFHSGLLAAGCPSPDDDHPLHGEFPCAPMQEAWLEITEDSIRVVSMREYVKGFGHHYRAMPSVKLAAGSAQFDIELAVTNLSEYQPMPLQYMCHMNYAFVEGGQMSQSLPEGAFQLRRSIPAHVTPTARWKDINAQILAGEIDADSLDVAKEFDPEIVYFADDLPSSGDNLEFTLASPEGYAFFVEFSSKDFPVATRWLLYNADQQVAAFVLPGTSRPEGRIAAQKCGMLIELKAGETRNFTVTTGVKN, translated from the coding sequence ATGTACACTCTTACACTTCACGAACAATTCTTCGACCACACCCCGCAGACCATCATCAGCTCCGGCGCGCTGCGCGTCATCACCAAGCGTTACTCGAGCGGCATCGCTTCGCTGACGATCGCTAACGAACGCGGACACGTCGAGGTGCTCCCCTTCATGGGGCAAATCATTTGGGACGCCGTCTTCGATGGCCACTCGCTGCGCATGAAGAACATGTTCCCGGAACCCCGCCCAGCCACCGAAATCACAGACACCTACGGCTGCTTCGCCTTCCATTCTGGTCTCCTGGCCGCAGGCTGCCCTTCTCCCGACGACGACCACCCGCTCCACGGCGAGTTCCCCTGCGCTCCCATGCAGGAGGCGTGGTTGGAGATCACGGAGGATTCTATTCGCGTCGTGTCGATGCGTGAATACGTCAAGGGCTTCGGCCACCACTACCGCGCGATGCCGTCAGTAAAGCTGGCTGCCGGCAGCGCACAGTTCGACATCGAGCTGGCAGTGACCAACCTCAGCGAATATCAGCCGATGCCGCTGCAGTACATGTGCCACATGAATTATGCATTCGTCGAAGGCGGGCAGATGAGTCAGTCCCTGCCGGAGGGAGCCTTCCAGCTCAGGCGCTCCATCCCCGCACACGTCACCCCCACTGCGCGCTGGAAGGACATCAACGCCCAGATCCTCGCCGGCGAGATCGACGCTGACAGCCTCGACGTCGCCAAAGAGTTCGACCCGGAGATCGTCTACTTCGCCGACGACTTGCCCTCCTCCGGGGACAATCTCGAATTTACGCTCGCAAGTCCGGAAGGCTACGCGTTCTTTGTTGAGTTTTCTTCAAAGGATTTCCCGGTGGCAACCAGATGGCTGCTCTACAATGCAGACCAACAGGTGGCCGCTTTCGTCCTGCCCGGCACGTCACGCCCGGAGGGGCGCATTGCGGCCCAAAAGTGCGGGATGCTGATCGAGCTCAAGGCGGGCGAGACACGGAATTTCACGGTTACGACAGGAGTAAAGAACTGA
- a CDS encoding sugar-binding transcriptional regulator codes for MAPTPEDLTERDILALDAAKLYYSGKTQAEVAHDLHISRPTVSKLLGYAQRQGFVRISVIDPRDQSKDVIAKLKQRYDLIEVVLVCPPLPTRESLWNSLGSAAAHMISDMVRDGDVIGIHPSQTMSTVAEYLQPSRRKNLRVVQLAGGLLPDQDNQQVVARFASSLGAMCHTLPIPAFVHSVAVRNRLAREEHVRPILALGTRARIAIFTVGSFEANLPALPAAIFSRSDIAVLRKRAVGDICGRFIDTHGRVCIPDINNKTFGISLPDLRRKEQKLLVAGGEDKTHAIFACLENGYANRAVIDYQTAHAVLQLGHD; via the coding sequence ATGGCACCTACTCCCGAAGATCTGACTGAGCGCGACATCCTCGCACTCGACGCCGCCAAGCTCTATTACTCGGGAAAAACGCAGGCAGAAGTTGCCCACGATCTCCATATTTCCCGCCCGACCGTCTCTAAACTGCTGGGGTATGCCCAGCGGCAGGGCTTTGTCCGCATCAGCGTGATTGACCCGCGCGATCAGAGCAAGGACGTCATCGCCAAGCTCAAGCAGCGCTACGACCTGATCGAGGTGGTCTTGGTGTGCCCGCCCTTGCCAACTCGCGAATCCCTGTGGAATTCGCTGGGCTCAGCTGCCGCACACATGATTTCGGATATGGTTCGCGACGGCGACGTGATCGGCATACACCCGTCTCAGACAATGTCCACCGTGGCCGAGTACCTCCAGCCCTCCCGCCGCAAGAATCTTCGCGTGGTTCAGCTGGCTGGCGGCTTGCTCCCAGACCAAGATAATCAACAGGTGGTGGCCCGGTTTGCAAGTTCATTGGGTGCTATGTGCCATACGCTGCCGATCCCGGCTTTTGTCCACTCTGTCGCCGTGCGGAACCGCCTCGCCCGCGAGGAACACGTCCGCCCCATTTTGGCCCTGGGAACGCGAGCTAGAATCGCCATTTTTACGGTGGGCAGTTTCGAGGCGAACCTTCCGGCTCTTCCTGCGGCGATCTTCTCACGAAGCGACATTGCCGTCCTCAGAAAACGCGCAGTCGGCGATATCTGCGGCCGGTTTATTGATACGCACGGGCGCGTCTGCATACCGGATATCAACAATAAGACGTTCGGTATCTCCCTGCCCGACCTGCGTCGTAAGGAGCAAAAACTCCTCGTCGCCGGCGGAGAGGATAAGACGCACGCTATCTTTGCCTGCCTGGAAAACGGGTATGCCAATCGTGCCGTGATCGACTATCAGACGGCCCACGCCGTTCTCCAGTTGGGCCACGACTAG
- a CDS encoding FGGY-family carbohydrate kinase, with amino-acid sequence MSTGAVNRYTLGPYLMGIDFGTESCRVGIFDTVGSPVAFAATPYKTTHPYPGWAEQSPEDWWQALIASTHRVMARAGIEPPEIAGISYDATTMTVVPMNENGDALRNAIMWMDVRATEQAARVKDSTSPVTRYTGGGTLPPTAEWYPFKAAWLRENEPEVYDKAYKLLDAPDWLTFQLTGQWTQNINTAAHRAYYDRDNGGWPVDLYEQAGAGDVFDKLPERVVDLGVHLGGLTKRAAEALGLIPGTPVAQGGGDAWHGQIGLNVLQPGKMSLVTGSSHVMSGQAEKPVSGPGFFGGYTDGVVPGQYTVETSLTSSGSVLKWFKDQFCQDIEKAANEIGIGAYDVMNTRARDIPIGCDGLIVNEYFQGNRTPWSDAKARGVFTGLSLSHTREHVYRAIQEAVCYGVEASMRKLREAGFDVEQFVACGGATKSREWIQMHADVTGIPITLTEVGDAVTLGSCILAAAGAGLYDSVQDAANAMVHERERIEPNMNRHDEYKFFADKYIEQFAINQDHIHAVVDYVAENRK; translated from the coding sequence ATGTCTACAGGAGCAGTTAACCGATACACGCTTGGCCCGTACCTCATGGGTATCGATTTCGGGACGGAGTCCTGCCGCGTTGGAATTTTCGACACGGTTGGCTCGCCGGTGGCGTTCGCCGCCACCCCGTACAAGACCACCCATCCGTATCCGGGGTGGGCAGAGCAAAGCCCGGAGGACTGGTGGCAGGCACTGATCGCGTCTACGCACCGCGTCATGGCGCGGGCGGGCATCGAGCCCCCAGAGATTGCGGGTATTTCCTACGATGCCACCACAATGACCGTCGTGCCGATGAACGAAAACGGCGATGCACTGCGTAACGCCATCATGTGGATGGACGTGCGCGCAACTGAGCAAGCCGCACGGGTGAAGGACTCGACGTCCCCGGTCACGCGGTACACCGGAGGCGGCACCCTGCCCCCGACAGCCGAGTGGTATCCCTTCAAGGCTGCCTGGCTAAGAGAAAACGAGCCCGAGGTCTACGACAAGGCCTACAAACTCCTCGATGCCCCGGACTGGCTGACCTTTCAGCTCACCGGCCAGTGGACCCAGAACATTAATACTGCAGCTCATCGCGCTTATTACGACCGCGACAACGGCGGCTGGCCTGTGGATCTGTACGAGCAGGCCGGTGCGGGCGACGTCTTCGATAAGCTGCCCGAGCGCGTGGTGGACCTCGGCGTTCACCTTGGTGGCCTAACCAAGCGCGCGGCCGAGGCCCTCGGTCTCATCCCCGGCACGCCAGTCGCGCAGGGCGGCGGCGACGCCTGGCACGGTCAGATCGGCCTGAACGTCCTCCAGCCGGGCAAGATGTCCCTGGTCACCGGCTCCTCTCACGTCATGTCGGGCCAGGCTGAAAAGCCGGTTTCTGGCCCGGGTTTCTTCGGCGGTTACACCGACGGCGTCGTCCCTGGTCAATACACTGTCGAAACGTCGTTGACGTCGTCGGGCTCAGTATTGAAGTGGTTTAAGGATCAGTTCTGCCAGGACATTGAGAAGGCGGCCAATGAGATCGGCATTGGTGCTTACGACGTCATGAATACTCGTGCGCGGGATATCCCGATTGGCTGCGATGGCCTCATCGTCAACGAGTACTTCCAGGGCAATCGCACCCCGTGGTCGGATGCGAAAGCGCGAGGCGTCTTCACCGGCCTGTCGCTGTCGCATACCCGCGAACACGTCTACCGCGCTATCCAGGAGGCCGTGTGCTACGGCGTGGAGGCGTCGATGCGCAAGCTTCGCGAGGCTGGGTTCGACGTGGAACAGTTCGTGGCCTGCGGTGGTGCCACCAAGTCCCGCGAGTGGATCCAGATGCACGCCGACGTAACCGGCATCCCCATCACCTTGACCGAGGTCGGCGACGCCGTCACCCTCGGCTCGTGCATCCTGGCGGCGGCCGGCGCCGGCTTGTATGACTCGGTCCAGGATGCGGCCAACGCGATGGTTCACGAGCGCGAACGGATCGAGCCGAACATGAACCGCCACGATGAGTACAAGTTCTTCGCGGACAAGTACATCGAACAGTTCGCGATCAACCAGGACCACATCCACGCCGTGGTTGACTACGTGGCGGAGAATCGGAAATAA
- the fucP gene encoding L-fucose:H+ symporter permease, with product MSIDNDVIGKKNTSFGLIKDPSRQMPDGYLSKTPMFQYILVSICFPMWGAAASLNDILITQFKTIFTLSDFASAFVQSAFYGGYFLLAIPASRIIRKWSYKSGILIGLCFYIIGCTMFFPASHMATYSVFLAALFAIATGLSFLETSCNTYSSMLGPRRLATLRLNISQTFYPLGSIFGILLGKYLIFTDGEALDKQFSALDAEAHRQLAEQMLQRTLAPYRFIIIVLAIVLLLVALTQMPHAKPLVAGKEAKATIGETLRYLARNRSFRQGIFAQFMYVGMQTAVWSFTIRLALNLDPNINERSASNYMVAAFIAFFLGKVIANVLMTKFDENLVLIGYSVAGFFALLGVIFIPSIVAVYFAVLTSGLFGPCWATIYARSLDAIEDKRHTETGGAVIVMSIVGGAVIPVIQGFVSDQLGSMQTAFVVSLVCFTVVLAYFVGQHRLASSHAA from the coding sequence ATGAGTATCGACAACGACGTCATCGGTAAAAAGAACACCTCGTTTGGGTTGATCAAGGATCCCTCCCGGCAAATGCCGGACGGATACCTGTCTAAGACCCCCATGTTCCAATACATTCTCGTCTCCATCTGCTTCCCCATGTGGGGTGCAGCCGCAAGCTTGAACGACATCTTGATTACCCAGTTCAAGACCATCTTCACGCTCTCAGATTTCGCCTCCGCGTTTGTGCAGTCCGCTTTCTACGGCGGCTACTTCCTGCTGGCCATTCCGGCGTCGCGCATCATCCGCAAGTGGAGCTACAAGAGCGGTATCCTGATCGGCTTGTGTTTCTACATCATCGGCTGCACGATGTTCTTCCCGGCCTCGCACATGGCTACCTATTCGGTCTTCCTCGCGGCACTATTTGCGATTGCGACCGGCCTTTCTTTCCTCGAGACGTCGTGCAACACCTATTCCTCGATGCTCGGCCCACGCCGCCTCGCCACACTACGCCTCAACATCTCCCAGACTTTCTACCCCCTCGGCTCAATTTTCGGCATTCTGCTGGGCAAGTACCTCATCTTCACCGACGGCGAGGCACTTGACAAGCAGTTCAGCGCGCTCGACGCCGAGGCCCACCGCCAGCTTGCCGAGCAGATGCTCCAGCGCACGCTGGCTCCTTACCGTTTCATCATCATCGTCCTCGCGATCGTTCTCCTCCTCGTGGCGCTGACCCAGATGCCCCACGCCAAGCCGCTAGTTGCTGGCAAGGAAGCCAAGGCCACCATCGGCGAGACGCTGCGCTACCTCGCCCGTAATCGCTCATTCCGCCAAGGTATTTTCGCCCAGTTCATGTACGTCGGCATGCAGACCGCCGTCTGGTCTTTCACTATCCGCCTGGCGCTCAACCTGGACCCGAACATTAACGAGCGTTCGGCGTCTAACTACATGGTCGCCGCTTTCATCGCTTTCTTCCTGGGCAAGGTGATCGCGAACGTGCTCATGACGAAATTCGACGAAAACCTGGTCCTCATCGGCTATTCGGTGGCAGGATTCTTTGCCTTGCTCGGGGTTATTTTTATCCCCTCCATCGTCGCGGTCTACTTCGCGGTCCTCACCTCTGGCCTATTCGGTCCGTGCTGGGCCACCATCTACGCACGGAGTTTGGACGCCATCGAAGACAAGCGCCACACCGAAACAGGCGGTGCAGTGATCGTGATGTCGATCGTCGGCGGCGCGGTGATCCCGGTGATACAGGGATTCGTCTCCGACCAGCTCGGGTCCATGCAGACCGCCTTCGTCGTCTCCCTAGTGTGCTTCACCGTCGTCCTCGCCTACTTCGTTGGCCAGCACCGATTGGCCTCATCACACGCCGCCTAA
- a CDS encoding HAD-IIA family hydrolase: MQYSSPTKLYDAYVFDQDGTIYLGDHLLPGAKRLIEGLRRLGKPVRFLSNNPTKDPHDYVVKLEKLGIPTLLGEIANTVVTTTRWLKAHHPDATVFPISEEPLKKALRDAGIRMSENPAEIDIVIASYDRTFDYRKLQIAFDAIWFHQRALLITTNPDRYCPFPGGRGEPDAAAIVAAIEACTGTTLHANMGKPEPAMLEAAIGDLDVDPSTCMMVGDRLHTDIGMAINTGMASTLVLTGDNTAEEARQLPEDRQPTFVLERIDHLIPADMRAEWGWADEDEE; encoded by the coding sequence ATGCAGTATTCATCTCCGACCAAACTCTATGACGCCTACGTCTTTGACCAGGACGGCACCATCTATCTGGGGGACCATCTCCTGCCGGGGGCGAAGAGGTTGATCGAAGGGTTGCGTCGGCTGGGCAAGCCGGTTCGGTTCTTATCGAATAACCCCACGAAGGATCCTCACGACTACGTGGTCAAACTCGAGAAGTTGGGCATCCCCACCCTGCTGGGCGAAATCGCGAACACGGTGGTTACTACCACTCGTTGGCTGAAGGCTCACCATCCGGACGCAACTGTCTTCCCAATTTCGGAAGAACCGTTGAAAAAGGCGCTACGCGACGCCGGTATTCGGATGAGTGAGAATCCGGCGGAGATCGACATCGTTATCGCCTCCTACGATCGAACTTTTGATTACCGCAAGCTCCAAATCGCGTTTGACGCGATCTGGTTCCACCAGAGGGCTTTGCTCATTACGACGAACCCGGATCGCTACTGTCCCTTCCCCGGAGGACGCGGCGAACCGGATGCTGCTGCCATCGTGGCGGCGATAGAAGCGTGTACGGGCACCACCCTTCACGCAAATATGGGCAAGCCCGAGCCGGCGATGTTGGAGGCGGCTATCGGGGATCTCGATGTGGATCCCTCCACGTGCATGATGGTCGGAGACCGTCTTCACACAGATATCGGCATGGCGATTAATACGGGCATGGCCTCCACACTCGTCTTGACCGGTGACAACACGGCGGAGGAAGCACGGCAGTTGCCGGAAGACCGCCAACCCACCTTTGTCCTCGAGCGCATCGACCATCTCATCCCGGCAGACATGCGCGCCGAGTGGGGATGGGCAGACGAGGACGAAGAATGA